The window TAATTATTAAATTGCACTTCTTATTCTTTTTTCAAGGTTCTTTGGCATGGCCAAGCAGATCTTACAAACAATAGAATTTGTAGCTGCCTTGTGGAATTCATCAAATTAAATATGGCAAATCCATCTGAATTTGAAATGATAAATCCGGTTCCTAAGGACATACATGAATCATTGACAAAAGAGCATGGAAAAGTCACATTGGATCTTACAGGATATGATCCCATTACACCAAAAGATTTTCCAGGAATCTGGAGCATTCATGGAATCAATGATCTTCGATTATTTTCAAACTATGTGAAGGAAATCCCGAGTGGATTCTGTGGACTAAAACAACTGAGGACACTTTTCATGAGTTGTAGTCCTATAAAACCAGATAATGGCCTTTTAAGATTGCCAGAACTGTTTGGTAACTTTTCACACCTTGAAGAACTGCATTTAGTTGGGAACCATTTTGAAGCCTTCCCTTTGCCAATTTGTCGGCTTTGTAAAGTCAAGAAACTTTACATGGATAATTGCACACTGACAAAGATTCCACAAGAAATACAGAATTTGTCAAGTCTTGTTGTGGTGGATTTTAGTTACAATAACCTTGGTAACGCTGGTAGTTTTCCTGATGAATTTTTTAATCTTCCAAATTTGAAAGACTTGTACCTTATTGATTGCCAGTTAATGGAGTTACCACCTGCAGTAGGAAATCTGAAGAGCTTGGAAGGTCTCAGACTTGGAAAGAACAATCTATCAAAGCTTCCGGAAGAGTTATACAACCTGACCAATCTCAGGAAACTCAGTGCTGAAAGGAATCAGATATCAGAGTTGTCTCCAAGGCTTGGACAACTTTGCAACTTAAAACTTCTCTTGATTATGGAGAACACACTCATAACCTTGCCGGATGAGATTAAGAATTTAGAAAGCTGCAAGCACATTAACGTGTTTGACAACAAACTCACCTGCATTCCTCGTTCCATTATTGAGATGCCTGTTCTTGACTCCTTAATAGTTGATGGAAACAGTAATTTAAGACGACCACCCATTGATGTTTGCAAACGTGGATTGAGCAGTATCAGAGGTTATTTTGAGTCACTAGAGGCTTTTGACACACAGGCAGTTCATTCACAGCGTCTCAAAGTCATGTTACTGGGAGAAGCTGGTGCTGGAAAATCAAGTCTTGCATACGCCCTTGTGAATGCAACAGCGCTCACATTTCCAGACGGCCAAGCACATAGTACTGTGGGTGTTGATTTCTACACTTGGCGTCCAGTTCCTGATGGGATAGAGTTTCATATTGCTGATTTTGCTGGTCAGCGACGTTATCAACTCACTcatccattttttctttcttcaggtactgttattatacatgtatatagcaTTTAACTACTGTAatactactgtaacagtatatattattatatggcttgtgtttgtagccgatataatgCGTGCTCTGATtagctaattgtgactgaattgtagggcattattctcccgtaatgcccacgggctgattacgggcttgcaaaaacaaagcaaaaggtaattaaaaagccatataataaactacttactaaccgagctagctcgagccgtactggggaatattggccctcagtcgtttttgtacggacctcgctgcgctcggtctgTACTGCCACGATCTCAAGGcaatatttcccagtacggccctcgcgctcagTTAGTAAGAAGTTACTATTCCTCGATAATAGCTAGTTTTCACAGTGATACCATCAAATTCTGCGatcaaaatcgcaaggtcttcAGAATTTTTATCTACAATCGTACATCAACAGGGCGGCACCATACAAAACTCTTTAAACTtgtgtgaaacgcttcgacaaacgATGAACTGCAGTCAGACCTGAGAACTGGAGAGGTGGTTATTTTGTTTGaattcctacaacattccaagttcttggccctTTTTATTGAACGGTTTCGAATATTTGTTTGTTTCGTGACAGTAAAAACAATCTATGGAGTGTGAAGGTGAAGTTTTGAGATTTTTGGTATCACCTGGCCCAAATAATTCCAATCTTGTCTTTTATTAAAGAGGGAAATCAACCTGCACAGAAAAAAAGTCTTTGTAGCAGGACTACAATCATGGATTACCCCTGGGATTTTAAACCCAGGCgactttttttggggggggaggggagagagaGGGTAGGGCACGTGCATGCCAGTGTTCCCTTCCTGCTTCCCTTTAATTGAAGTGCTTCAAATATTACAGCTGATTACTAACTGTGATTCTGTGTTGGCATAATCTTTTAGAGGCACTGCATATCTTGGTCGTGGATCTCTTCAACTACGATTCAACTGAAAGCTGTTTTTGCAGAACCATTGGTGATTGGCTAGATTTGGTTACATCTCGTGTGTTGAAGCCACGAATCATGATAGTCCCAACACATTTGGATGAATTTGAAACCAGTGATGATTGCCTCGTCAAAAGTCGGTGTGATGATATCATTAACCGTGTGATACATTACTGCAAAGGGCAGAGTGCATTGATTGACCTTGAAATcttagaaaagaagaagaaaggatTGAAAAATGCTGTACAGGGAGGCAGTGATCCTGAATGGAAGAAAAATAATCCCCCAATCATCTCTTCAGGTTTATCCAAAGGACCGGTTAGTCACATTTGTCTGGCTGATTGAGTTTGTATGATAATTATGCAGATTGAAGAGCGTTTGTTAGTCAACCATATCAAAGGCCAAATTGGAAAATACTCCTTTGAGATCAATGTGATTCTTCATAATGTAGGAAAGCCAAACTTAGTATTATCTTGCCTTATCATTCAGTCAAAAAtcaatacagtcgaacctcaaTTATCCGGATTTCTCGATTATCTGGACTTGTTCTCTGGTCCCAACTTTTCCatgaatatttataaattagtcatgatcaagatccgtagccatattctttttaaaactacagagttgaaaaaaagtgaagtaaaggcaagtttgtttcactttcaaaaagcaaaataaagcagcACTTGCACGCGTCGTAACTTACATGTAAGCAGAACTTTCaaatgagttctgattggcttagggTTGCTTTGTTACTAATTGTTGCTTTCTTAATGTAATCAGTTTCTGTTCTCAACTATCCGGACTATTTCGTCTAGTCCAAACAAGTCTGGATAATCGAGGTGCAACTGTATTAGAATTTGTTCCCCATATTACACCCAAATATCTTATCGAGAAAACTTAAGTTATGCAAAGCATTTGAGACACGAAATGActtgaaacaaaaataattagtACATGGACTGGTTGCACTAAGGCTTTTATTAAGATCTTTAGTAATATCAATTTTACTGTATTTTATTgcacatattaattttgtttaattcagGATCAATTATCGGATAATGAGAGTTACATTGCAATGGTTCCAGTCAGTAGTATTGGGGAACTCACTGGAATGAAAGAGCTACAAGATGAGATCATCCGTGTGGCAAATGACTCCCAACTGTTTCCCTCTGTTGGCAGAGATTTACCAGAGGATTGGATGACACTTGAGAAAGCATTGAAGAATCTAAGAGTGAAGAATCAAGTTCACTGCATGTCTTTCAATGAGTTTGAAAGCTTTACAAAAGAACATACTAGTCTTTCTCCCTTGGGAACGAGGTCTGCCCTCTCATACTTGGATTCAATTGGAGAATTGAGATATTACAAGAGCATTCCATCCGACTATGATGTCTTCATTGACCTGAAGTGGTTGGCAAAGTTGGTTAAGTGCTTGTTTCGTCATGATTTGGAGGCAACACTGAAATTTGATGAAGTGTATTTCAAGTATAATGTCATTGGGGGTAATTTTGAAAACCTCAAGACAAAACTACTAAAAGAAGCATTGTTGTCTGAGTCTCTTTTGAGGTAATGTATTCAGAAATGATAAGGCTCCAGTTCCCATGATAATGACGTGAGAAGGGTGGGAAACTAGTTTGTGGTTTGGCAATGAGAAAAAGGACAACAGACTGAAAATTAGAGTTCTAGGCAGGATTCAATCCTATGACCTCTGAAACACTGAttggatgctctacccattgaacTACTACAACGCCCAGACAGCTGTGTCTCGCTGGTCTGCGGTAGATGACATTtaaagtgaaagtgaaagtgaaagtgaaagaaaCAGGGAATTAAGAATCttgacaaaaataatattttggaAGTCACTTTGTGTGTAAGAAATCACCCTGTAGTGAGCCAGGCTACGACAGTGACAATGATATTTAACAATGCATTATTATTCCCTTGCTTAATCATCATGGTTATGTATAGGAAATTGCATGACCACaagtgcattttgtgatttatatatagGCATGAGaagtttcaaaacatcacaagtgaccataaatcacaaaatgcacaagCAAGTTCGCACAAtttatactcaacaaaattgctCCATCCCTGTGTTTCCGTAGCAACTTCTGTATTGCAATCTATAACCTATTCGTGAATTTgccatcaaccaatcagaaacgtgaTATTCTGTTGAATATATCGTGctggtcattttgttccttaggttaatttgcaaccaaactacatgtaggtcattttgtttcaacctacaATAGGTCAATTTGGGGCAGGTACAttgtacaaaacacaggtcacaggtcattgttttacctatacagatagtatcctaaacattcattaaagctaaccttaagcccaattaggcctaaacaaacgtttttaggcctattgttagcatttgtaaatgGTGAGGGTTgcttctgtattggtaaaacaatgacctgtgctctgtgttttgtacctgctccAAACTGACTTAAGTTGAAACCACGTGATCTAAGTTAAAACTTgttgacctaggttgaaacagaATGACCAAGTTTGGTTCCCAAGGAACAAAATTACCTGCAACATATAATAAATTAAGTTATGATTACTGCAATAAGGCTAGTGAGACTAATTTCAACTGTGATGGGCAGCTGTACTTGGATTTCAGTGTTAGTGTGGatgtattctttgattgcactcacggtttgaccttgttgagctgtCATGGCAATTAGCtgcaacaaaaatgtttttgccaaaacaatagaaaaacgcGGGTCACGTTTTGTATATTTTAATTAacatgcaaaacttgagctgcatttttctttctgcattgttctttccaccaacatgggtGCTGTGATGTCAGGTGGGATCAAAGAATATCAGGTTTTCCATAATAAACATGTAGATAAAAGTATTCAGtttacaagtttttgatttAGTGTTTAGTGTACCctgcatttttgtttgtttgtttgtttgcataTTAGGTGTCTGTGGCATGAAATGAATCTTGATGATGATATGTTCCCACAAATGGTAGAACTGCTGCATCACCTTGGCCTTGCATGCCCAATGCCCCCTGATGGTTCAGATGAGCGGAGTCTTTTAGTTCCATGGTTCTTGAGAGAATATCCTGAGGCAGTAGACCCCATGCCAGGCACCTTACACGAAGATCAGGTATGTACAGATCGTTGGTGTACAAGTCATGTATATCTAGGGTCTGACTTGTGCAATAAACATACATTTAGGCACAAGTATGCAcaatcattattaatttttttttttgtttatttatttaaactCAATGGAAAGATGGTCTTTGGGTTACTGTGCTGGAGACAATTGTGACTCCACACACTATGTGGCACACATGACAACCCTACCACGGTCCACCACTTGTCACACTGACAAGGCTGTCAGTACAATGCtaccaattaatttttttatttcccgCTGGAGGGGACATGTGGGAGTAAAAATGATGAGAAAAAACAGCGATGGTCCAAACTGGGTTAGATCTGCAAATATGATTTTCAACAATATGTGCACTCTTGCACAATGCAGCATATGGCATATAGCCCTAACTCTGTAACCACTTTTATACATTCTATAACGTGAATGAGATGGAAGAATCTCAAAGAGTACTGTTTCTAAGATAGtgcaaagttgtattttgaggtgatgttttcATCAATGCCACCGTCATAGGTTTTAAAGTTTCTATTTAATGAAGGTCTACAAAAACAATTTCAGCCTAAAGTCAGGAGATTTGACAGCTGTTGGAACCATGACGTAGATTTAAGAACCCCCATCATTGTTATTGTCACTATTCACTCCACTTACAGGACGAGATTCATCTGCTGTTTATGATGGCGTACCTGCCTCCTGGTTTATTCAATCGTCTTCGAGTCCGTTGCTGTTCTCCACACTGTGACCACTACAATTGGAAGGATCATGTGATACTGTTAACGAATGACCACCGTGTACTGATCTGGAAGGATAAACATCCTCCTGGAACAGAATCGAACTCACCTGCGATTCATATCAGAGGAAGAACGCCTAAGGGTTGTAGAGAAATACTATGGGAAGTTCTCCTACATCTTGTGCAGGTGAGTACCAAATTAACAATCAAACAACTAAAACCTCTTCTTCCCTGAAATTGGTACtttgatcaaaaaatcacttctcttttttcttcaaattttgaaagtgtgattgctcaacacctgactggcaaaattttgagctttgatttttgtccaaatgctgtttattttgagtgtaagttttggatttcatggtctgccattactcacgttaaaaactgaccgattggacctcagagcgTGGGATCTaagaaaagtgacatcattgaCTCACTAACTTCAACGCAAGTTAAATactctgaaagcccaaaactctgCATATTTTATTCAGCTGTGTACACACACATTGCACTCTTAAactattttctcctcgatccaggtctctcaagattttaaaattagtaatggcagaccaaaagaaaacaaattccagttaaaataaacaggtgatGTAttttaatcaaggcttaaaaccaaagaaaaataaaaattgacttgtAACTGATGCGGTTATGCCTTCTGCTGACACGACAACAATCAAGACTGTTGCcgaaagtggagcgttttcaaaccAATACCGTTCATCCATCACGAAAACAGTGAAACCACATCAATTTCAATAGTGACTATTTTGGTGGGAACTGTGCattgtttgattaaaaatggtgaatttagcacgtagtgcagcaCTTGCTTATACCATCACGATTTGGATTTTCTGGCaaaaacggttccgtgtaaacacttccaaattGATGTTAATGCGGTTTCAAGGTTGCGAAATCACATCGATGTGAAACTGCATTATTTTGTATAAACGCAGCCTTAGATGAGGTAGGTAATTTACAGAATCTTTATCAGTGCATTTGATAaaaaccaatcacagaattgACTATCAAAAATGGCTTAAGTCACACTGCAGAATGTTCTTGAATATCGATTTCCTTCAACTATGACAGGAAACAGAAGCACTGTTGGCAGAATGGCAGAGACTGAATGTACAGCGTTTTTCATTATGCCCACCTTGTACGCAGAAAGGGAAACCAAGCCCTTGCCTATTTCCATGCAACTGGATGAGTACTAATTCAGCGAGCAAGGGTCTTTCCACACAGACAAAGATTTGCAAGAAGGGCAGCATGTTTTTGAGAGGAGAAAAGTTTGACATCAACCTTATCTATCCCCCTCCTGGTGAGTTGCCAAATAATAACAGAATCAAGTACTTGCTCTTCCTCAGTCTGGATATCAGTATAAAAGATGAGTAAAGTGGACCAAACTCAATGGGTCAAGCATTTCAAACGATCAAGATTGCTTTCATAAACATGCAACTTCAATGTTTAGATCTGTTGATCGCATTGTTTTCAGACAATAAAAACTTAAGAACCAAGCTGattgaaaaaagccaaaatttggcTTTAATCATATCGTAATTTAATGAAACGTGACCTAGTCCACTTTAGTGATTATAGTGAAAAAGCACTGGCTAAAAATTCTAACTTACTTTCTAAAGGCATGTTTGGTGAGATGAGTTTTCACTGTTACATCCATCCCTTTATTCAGAGAGATTAAGCTTTTGTGGCACGAGATACTGCTTATTTGGAAAAATTGTGCCAATTAAGAACCATACTTGACAATGAgtgcccctttttttttttaatagagaCAAAGTTAGGCTGGTAAATAGTACTTTTCTTATAAGTCAGTGCAGTTAATTCTGGATAAGCAgataccgtaaagactcgcagataagccgcaccttttttccaaaaatttgcgatcaaaatcgtaggtgcggcttatctgcgagaccatttgggaaaggtgctgtgaatttcggtgtccagtcttccatcgtccgatattatgcctggttacacagcttcgcacagtgcatgcaatttatatggaaaaactgccttgaatggagaaatacctgtgaacaaatatcagaataatatcaatcatatgtcatacgtggtggacatgatgtttattctactaaagagctaaaattacgggttagactttaaagtatttttcgatccattgttggcgagtttgccttggatgaagacagaacacttcatggtctcgactttggatttctttcgatttttttttcatgaaaaactttttttccaaatttgagttgctaaactcgtggtgcggcttatctgcgagtctttacggtagtCCTATTTCCCATTGGActttcagtttctcttggtCAATATTCCTTtagagaaaaggaaagaagcaaagtcattttttttttcaacacaatACAAATGAGTAATAATGAGATTCATCTTCTATCAATTCCTCCTCACTTCCTGGATGAGTTCATTTCCCCCACTGACACTTCGGAACAAATTATTTCCTTGATTGTTAAATTTATGTTGTGTTATGAGATTActaacgttgttgttgttgtgttaaaGATGTCGTGAAGAGGGTGTTAGATGCTCCTTCACCTTGTGAGCCAGGTACAGTTTTCGTTTGTAAAATGTATGTTTTAAAGAACATgcatataatttttttcaaataattacctATGTAGTTAAATCTAAAACAATTACCttaggctcggtgaatatcggttaaCAAAAAACCTTGACTTTGTCTTTGTTtgtattcaccaatattcattGTGTTGTTTAATGTGTTGAAATATGAAGTATTTCAacacaaatttacaaattaaaagcaGTTTGAACTTATAAGTTGGTAATGGAGAATACAATTGCAAACACTTAGTTCTTTAATTAAGGTGCTGAAATATATATAGAGTagtgaaagtaaaattacaaGGTGAAAACAATTTGAGTTCCCTTCTTTCCTTTACCATAGCGTTCAAGtttgtcaaataaaatattatgattaactgtatcgaatgcttttGAGAGATCAAGGAAAATACCAACAGCTATGTCACCACAATCCAAAGCAGAGGAAATCTTATCCTGCAAATCAATCAAAGCAAGTGTAGTGgagtgatttttttctgaagccATACTGCTCATCACAAAGGACATTTAAATTAGACAGTTATTTAAACGGTTATAAATTGTTCTCtcaagaaatttggaaaaactAGGTCGAACCGAAAAAGGGCTATAGTTAGTAAATAGCGACTGGTCATTAGCTTTGAATAAAGGTATTACCCGTGTTATCTTCATTTGATCTAGTACAATGATTAATTGGATAGAAGAGCTCTCCTTTTCTCCCTCCCATCACAAAGAGAAAACCTGTCCAAGGCGTAGTAGCAATACTCCAAGTTGCTTTGTGCTAAGAAAATTGGGATGCGCTCTAATTGTGTGAGCCCCTGGGACTTGCATGCAACTCTTCCCTATCCCAAATAATTTATGGTGAGAAGGAAAAACAGATATTGCAAACCCCACCCTCCCCCTACAATTCTGGCAATGATGAAGCGGGCAGTCTCAGTGGCCACGACATTTACTGTGCCCTTGAACAGCTCAACTCAGTGCTCCTTTGCTGGAGTCAAACAAACAGCATTTCAATTACTAGTGCAGATGCTCCACATCAACTGAGCTTTTGGCCATGAAACTTCAGGTAAAGTTTTAACAAGTAATACTCTCTACAGTTTCAGAAGATGTTCCCCAAGCCCTCATTGCTGATGTTTCTCAGCAAATCACAAAGCAGTGGACCATAGTTGCTTCCTACCTGGGAATTCAGAATGACAAGGTAGATGCTCTGGATGCAGACAACAATTTATTTGCTGACAAAATCATTGCTATGCTGAATGCATGGAAACGCCAAGAGACGAACAAAGCTACAAGGAGCAACCTTGTGAAAGCTCTTGAGAAGGCTAACAGGAATGACGTTGCTGAAAAAGTCAGGCTTTTCAAAGAACAGtaaattgattttaaacattttttttgcttgCTGCACGGTATGATTAATAAATATACAGTGTAAAGACTGAAATTACAATTTGCTTTTACCAGAAAGGGTTTTTCCTTCAAAGATTTTTAAGTGGCAAGTTTTAGCTGAAGCACCTCAAAGGTATTCTGAGAATGCTAGGTTATTGACAGTCGTGTAGAAAAAGA of the Montipora foliosa isolate CH-2021 chromosome 14, ASM3666993v2, whole genome shotgun sequence genome contains:
- the LOC137985000 gene encoding malignant fibrous histiocytoma-amplified sequence 1 homolog, with the translated sequence MANPSEFEMINPVPKDIHESLTKEHGKVTLDLTGYDPITPKDFPGIWSIHGINDLRLFSNYVKEIPSGFCGLKQLRTLFMSCSPIKPDNGLLRLPELFGNFSHLEELHLVGNHFEAFPLPICRLCKVKKLYMDNCTLTKIPQEIQNLSSLVVVDFSYNNLGNAGSFPDEFFNLPNLKDLYLIDCQLMELPPAVGNLKSLEGLRLGKNNLSKLPEELYNLTNLRKLSAERNQISELSPRLGQLCNLKLLLIMENTLITLPDEIKNLESCKHINVFDNKLTCIPRSIIEMPVLDSLIVDGNSNLRRPPIDVCKRGLSSIRGYFESLEAFDTQAVHSQRLKVMLLGEAGAGKSSLAYALVNATALTFPDGQAHSTVGVDFYTWRPVPDGIEFHIADFAGQRRYQLTHPFFLSSEALHILVVDLFNYDSTESCFCRTIGDWLDLVTSRVLKPRIMIVPTHLDEFETSDDCLVKSRCDDIINRVIHYCKGQSALIDLEILEKKKKGLKNAVQGGSDPEWKKNNPPIISSGLSKGPDQLSDNESYIAMVPVSSIGELTGMKELQDEIIRVANDSQLFPSVGRDLPEDWMTLEKALKNLRVKNQVHCMSFNEFESFTKEHTSLSPLGTRSALSYLDSIGELRYYKSIPSDYDVFIDLKWLAKLVKCLFRHDLEATLKFDEVYFKYNVIGGNFENLKTKLLKEALLSESLLRCLWHEMNLDDDMFPQMVELLHHLGLACPMPPDGSDERSLLVPWFLREYPEAVDPMPGTLHEDQDEIHLLFMMAYLPPGLFNRLRVRCCSPHCDHYNWKDHVILLTNDHRVLIWKDKHPPGTESNSPAIHIRGRTPKGCREILWEVLLHLVQETEALLAEWQRLNVQRFSLCPPCTQKGKPSPCLFPCNWMSTNSASKGLSTQTKICKKGSMFLRGEKFDINLIYPPPDVVKRVLDAPSPCEPVSEDVPQALIADVSQQITKQWTIVASYLGIQNDKVDALDADNNLFADKIIAMLNAWKRQETNKATRSNLVKALEKANRNDVAEKVRLFKEQ